In Diceros bicornis minor isolate mBicDic1 chromosome 38, mDicBic1.mat.cur, whole genome shotgun sequence, the sequence CATGGGAGATCTCTGATACGTCTTTCTTCTCAAATTGGCTGAATTCCTCTCCCTGCAGTGACTTCTATATTTGGAAGCATGCAAAGGGGACAGCCCAGTGGTGCCAGGCTTTATGGTATCACAAGGTAATGCTATACTTATGGTTATATGGCACAACCTCTAAAAACACAATAGTAATGATGCCAGGTCACCATATTGGATAGACAAAATAACAGTCAGCTGTTCTTCCAAGTTACTGGTAAAATGAGTGGGCTGCACAAAAACTAGAAAGCTTGTTGATACCATTATTGgggttgtatttttttaattttatttttaaaacattttgctcAGTTCAAATGAAATGAGTTGCTTTCCCACTGGATGTTTACTGTGCTCTGTGATGAGGTACTATTCACAGGTCTCAGTCTATACTGGACTATTACATACTGCAAAGTTCTGCAGTTTCCTATAACCTTACAGTATCAaagatacctagaaataaatatctccttcactgttttaaaagtttttaccTTGTCCAGGTAGCAAATTAACAAAAGAACTGAGTCACATTGTATTCTACTGGGGAGGGGGGAGTAGTATGGGGGGAAACAGAATTTGCCagttttagagcagtggttctccaacttTAACTTTCAACAGATCAGAAtttcctggagggcttgttaaacagATTGCTGGtctccacccccagagtttctgatgctTGTTGATCTGGTTGAAAACTACTGTTTTGGAGCATAAGGcttttaaagaataatattttagatTAAGATTATTTGCATAAGCTAATGACAGCCAATCACTGGTTTGTAGTAGTTACAGTCTCTGGCCTGTTGCCTATTACTGATCTCCATCTGTCTTTActccttcttttctctcactTAGTTCTGAGAtgtcatattttttaaacttgttCATATCTGTATTATTCTCCCCTCTATTTCCTATCTTGAACAACAAATCTCTAGAAGGTCTTCTTTATGATAAGCCTCTACTTTGTAGAGAAAATTAGCAAGCTTTACCTGGATCTATGTCCTTCTCAGTATTCAGCTTCTGTGACACTTCTGAGGTACCCACGTCACTAGTCACGTGTTGATCCAAATGGCTGGGCTCTTCAGGAATCTGCATTGTAAGGTCTTCTGTGTTCTCTTGTGGGAAATTATCTTCAAGTGGTGGTGGTATCTCTACAGGAAAGAAGAATGCATTGGGCTGGCAAAGCTTGACGACACTCCCCATTCAGCTACTCCACTGAGCAACACCCCCTCATCATATAAGTCCAGGGCCCCTCACCACTGCCCATGGGTGCTGGCAGCCCAGGGAACACAAATGGGCAGGGAAATAAGgatttagattccttttatctCACTTCACACATGGCTAATCTACATaataaaacttacagaaaaatacTTATTCTAAAGTATTtcgtaaataaatatatttatggtaGGGACTTCAATAACCTAACTTCCCTTGGCAAACCAACATAACGCCCACACAGATAAATGTGCAAGAGAGAATTCCACCCAAGAGCAGAAATAGAAAGCATCTATTCTACACAGAAATGCCATGAACTCTTTCTTGTACAAGCATGCTGGTCTCACAGCTAGTAGAGAAGGGCATGACATACAAAAGCACCTTGCTGAAGTGCCTgtcaaatattttcaaactaCCTCGAAGAGTCAAAAAGTGTCAACCCATTTCCGTCCCTAAGAGGCGCAGGGCATAGCCCAGTGAGGCCCACAGCAGACAAATTTCTCTTAAACCACACAGTTTACCCTGAAAATTCATTTGAGCTTTGTGTTCTAATCCAAAATCTATCTGCTTtgattaatgcaaaaaatattcccTTCCCCAAATTCTCAGGCAAACTGGGCACTCTTGGAAGAAACATTTATTCTGTGGCTGTATGTCCCCCTGGTACTCTACCATCAGTCCAAATACCTGTTTGGAAAGCACGAGGACAGAGAAAAGAGCACGTAAGGAGGAATCAGCTCGCGTTAGGACACTGGCTTGGGCTCAATTCAATCCTTATTGACTGAATGGCTTCTATGTGTCACGTGCTGTGTGAGAAGGCTCTGCATCCTGGTTCGATCCTTCATTAATCTGAACGCAAGAACCCTAGGGCCCAGCAGAACTTAACTGACCTAAGTGACTGCCCCAAAGAGGCAGAAAAGAACACGACATCCACAAAAGACGAAAGCTGGGGGGGATGAAGAAACTCCGCTAAGGCATCAATTTAAAAGTTGTGCCAGTCAATCCTTGGTCAGACAGCAGTTATTTTATGGTTAAGAAATGGTTTTCACATAAGCCCTTTCATAATTTTACATGAATTGTACTTTGTTAACAGGTCTATTATGCACACCattttcttgtttatatctgtttatctttttataAAGTTTCCTTTTGAAAATGCTACCAGTCTCAACTGTCCTAAGGGGAAAACAGGGTAAGAAATCCTTATCTGTGCTCCAGCCtaaaagaaagaaggcaggaagggaCCTGTGGGTGTCATTGTCCTGTCTCTCACCTTTGGGTACACTGTAAACTGCAGACAGAGCTTTATGAAAAGGTGTGAGGGACTTCAGCTAAACCCCCCCAACCTGTTTCTCAAGCCCAACCCTAGAAGGCCATAGACAGGTACTCTACCTTCCATCGGTCCATCCCAGCCTTCCTCCTGACGCTGTGCCACTCCCAGCGGCACAGTCTCCTCCACTGTGGAGTGTGTGTACCTGACAAAATAGATCAGGTCTTGAATATCATCTAGCACTGCAGCCTCTTCAAATATGTTACTTTCCTTCATTCCCAGGTCTCTATTTTCACTCACACGAGTATCGAGCATTTTCTCTGCCTCACTCAGAATGTGTGACTCAGATGCACGAAAAACCTTATCTAGGACTTTTTCCACATTATAGGGCAGGCTCTCCTGCTGGGCAGCCTTCAGCTTTAGTGACATTTCTTGGAACATGGCTTCCAGCTCGTGGACATCGAAGTACTTCTGGAACCGCTGCAAAGACTGCTGTTCTTTGAAGAAGCTGCTTATTATAGGCAAGTCCTTCATCTTGTCACCACGCCCCGCCTTTGCAGTGGGATGGGGAGGCCAGTGGAACGTGTCATCCTCATGTTCCTCAGAAGCAGGCCCCTGGCTCTCTATGTCCAAGAATTTCTCTAAGTTCTCATGGTGCTCTTTTGAGACTTCTTCTCCCCCAGGCTTTTCTGTGAGCCCTGAGGTGTTCAGGTGTTCCTCAGGGGTGCTGTCTTTAAAATAGTCAGAATCTTTACCCTGAAACTCTTCATCTAACTCTggaatctgatttttttccttgtcaGGAAAGTCGCTGACTTCAGAAGGCCTCTGTGCTTTCGTATCTGCCAGAgggctttcttctttttccaccaCCATCACACCAGGTTTCCTGCCTACTGCGTCCACCCCTTTGCCCacagtttcactttttctttccatttccaaaaTACTACTAGTTTCCTCTTCGTTGTCTTCAGATTCTGGATGACTATGAACGACGCCTTCAATAGCTCCCTCAGGGACTTGGGGATGAACGTCTAACTGCCTGTCCTGAGTCGCGAGGCTTTCTTCTTTAGACTGTTTTGCACTGACGGCATTTTCATCCTCCAGTAGTTCTTCAGGAGTGTAATCATCATCCTCTGCTTCTGGCTCTTCGCTACGGAAATCTGGAACTTCCGTGCTATCGTTTTGGCCTGCTGTTTCCACTTCCTGCGTGCCCGGCACTGGCTCGTGATGCACAAAGTCTTCCTCCGAGGGCTCCTCTCTGACCTCTTCCTCAGAGCGCTTTCTCTTCTCATTCGCTTGCTTATTAACTGCAGCAGCCACCTCTCTTTCTTGTTGCCAGGAAAGATTTCTTCCCAGAATGGGACCCTCTTCCAGTTCTCTTGGCACACCAATTTCACTTGGAGAGGAGAAGCTAGGTTGGTTTTGAGTTTTAAGACgacttttctctttaaattccTCACGTGGATGCTCCACTGAAAGTGTATGTGGTTTTGGTCCACTTACTGGAAGGTCCCCATCCTCCTCACTGTCTTTGGATGCATTATGCTGATTATCTCCCGAGAGTGGTGCACTATCCATGGACTCCTGTTCAATCTTTCCCTCCTTCATTTGATTCCCTGCAGCTTTATATCttgatttactctctgagccaCCTTCCAAAATCTGCCCTGTAGGCTTTTCTTCATGGAACTTTCCTTTGGAGATATGAACAGCTGCTCCTTTTAGGTCATTTTCTTTGTTATCAAAGGCTGACTTTAATGTGTCTTTACCCTTTTCAGAAGCTGGCAAGGAATTGAGGTTACCGCTTTGAGGAGCATTACGCACGGTCATGCCTTCTTGCTCGGCATCCTCTAATCCTGTCTCATCCTGCACCAGGCCCCTCCTGGAATCCTcaaccttcttccttttttctttaatgtgaaGTTCTGTGTCCATTTCCAGGTCTTTCTCATTATTTGGTTTAGGGAGTTCTATAATCAAAGAACCATCTTCTGCCTTTACAGGGTCAATATAATCTGTTGCTGATCGTGGTTTGACCCGTTGGCTCTCTGGGACTAATACATCAtcaccttccttttcttcctctgaatTAGAACTCTCTAAATCCATGCCTGTTTGCTCTTCACCCTTTGTGACAAAAGAGAAGATGGTATCCTCCCAGGTTGTTAGTTTATTTTTATCATCGTTTTTGATGCCAGGGGGCTGAGTTACCTTATGCTCTTCACCTGAATTCTGCTCTTTGTCTGTTGAGTATTTCTCAGCTCCAGATTTCACTGGAGTCTCTGTATCTTCTCCACTTGCAAAGGTTAGTAATGGTATCTCATCCAAGTTTTCTttactctcctcttcttccttccccactGTGTAATACTCAGCATCCAATTCCTCATCAAAATCATCTTCTAATGAGGTAACAAGTCCGGTCGTCTCATCATCGGATACCAGTGCGTCTGCAGTTGAGCCGAATTTGGTTTTCAAGTCCAGggtcatttcttttttcaaaagtttATAAGCATCAATCTTCTCCTGTTCGTTTGAGACCTGAGAACTATTGCTGGTTTTGTTGTTTTCACTTTCTGGCACTTTTAATTTATCTTGCAGCATTTCTTCAAAGGATTCAAATGAAGATGGCTCTCCCTGGGCCTCATCTGTTTGACTGTTTACATGTGGGTGGTTTTTCTGCACCTCAGGTCTTTCCTTGAGTTCCTTAGTGTTTTCTGAGAATATACTTTCACTGTCCTCTGAGTTGGATTCTACTGGGTCAGCATCAGGGTCACTTTCCTCAGATACCTCAGGAGGTTTTTCCACATGCTGGGAAGTTTTTTCTATAGCTTTTTCAGAATCTTCAGGTGCAGAATCATACAATTCCAAAAATCCCAAAAGTTCTTCTACATTGTAATTATCAAAATCATCTCTTCCcccatcaaaacaaacaaaatccgtCTCCtataagggaaagagaaacatcagTGTGTCACTAACCAAGTATCACAAGAGAAAACTCTTACCCATGCCAATGACAGACAATCTCAAACCCCTGATTGGCTCTAGAGGGACTTTTGTGCCAACCTTGGGCGATGACTGTTCTTGGGCAGTTGGGACAAGGAGGCTGGAACCCACTTTCCCCTGGCTTCCTGCTTCCATGAAGAAGGATCCTACCTGAGTAATACTCCTGGCTACCCTTCATTCTCTCTTCCCCTGGGGGTAACTGATTTATGTGGCTAATGAGTTCACTCTGCACCATCCTGTTTTCTGTTTGGGATCCAATGGAAGGAACACACATCCTCTCTCCTCCATGCTGTTGGTTTTATAAGGACATTCCCCTTGGGGAGGCTGCCAGTTGGCTAGCTCTGCCTGTGTCTGGGTAAGTCTGTCTTATTCCAGACTGCAATGTTAGAAAGCCTATTATTTCTGCACACTTGAGCCATGTTCTCCAAACACTTTATCAATAAATAATGGTGACATTTCAGTCTCCATCTGCCTGACTCCTGGGTCTCTCAATTCATTCTGAGCCTAAGTCAGGTATCATTTATTGGGACCCCCAACTTCCAATATCTATGCCTGATGTTCTGGGAATTCACCTCATAATAATTTGTCCAGGAGAAGCTGGAAGACCACCAGCCTTTCTATCATCCTGCCCTCTACAGTGTACTTCTCTGCTTATCCatttagaaaaggcagaattacgtTGCTCTACGGCACTAGGTCTACAGGGATTTTGGACTCATATTTTCCTTGGATTGGGAAAGATAAACCAGCTTAAGAAGTATCTTATCGAAAGACAGGTGCAGAGGaggtaaaaatttaaaaggaCAATGAATGGTGTCAAGGGGGTTCTCCACTTAATTATTACCACGACTATAACTTGAAAACAAGACTCAGGAAGGGATATACTCTACTCTAAATCAGGGTTCTGGGTGTCATCAAGATGTGCTTTCAGGACTATCCGTAATCtatattcttccttttctccactaATAAACAAATTGACATAAAAGGGTCCacaaacagagagaagaaaaacccACAAAGATAATTTTCTTCTCCTAACTAGACTTTCACAATACTCTGGGGAGACCTGACCCATGTAGTAGGGATGAACGATCCCGCTTTTCATCATGTGCATTTCTAAGCCATTTTCTTGAATCAAGGGAAGCATGCATGCAGTGGAAGATGCAAGAAGACAGAATCCCAAATAAGTGAGACCTCTGTGACCAATGAACTGCTGTCTCACATGTATATCCTGG encodes:
- the MIA3 gene encoding transport and Golgi organization protein 1 homolog isoform X1, with the translated sequence MAAAPGLLLWLLLLGPPWRVPGQPDLDAGRRFSEHKLCADDECSMLMYRGEALQDFTGPDCRFVNFKKGDHVYVYYKLAGGSPEVWAGSVGRIFGYFPKDLIQVVHEYTKEELQVPTDETDFVCFDGGRDDFDNYNVEELLGFLELYDSAPEDSEKAIEKTSQHVEKPPEVSEESDPDADPVESNSEDSESIFSENTKELKERPEVQKNHPHVNSQTDEAQGEPSSFESFEEMLQDKLKVPESENNKTSNSSQVSNEQEKIDAYKLLKKEMTLDLKTKFGSTADALVSDDETTGLVTSLEDDFDEELDAEYYTVGKEEEESKENLDEIPLLTFASGEDTETPVKSGAEKYSTDKEQNSGEEHKVTQPPGIKNDDKNKLTTWEDTIFSFVTKGEEQTGMDLESSNSEEEKEGDDVLVPESQRVKPRSATDYIDPVKAEDGSLIIELPKPNNEKDLEMDTELHIKEKRKKVEDSRRGLVQDETGLEDAEQEGMTVRNAPQSGNLNSLPASEKGKDTLKSAFDNKENDLKGAAVHISKGKFHEEKPTGQILEGGSESKSRYKAAGNQMKEGKIEQESMDSAPLSGDNQHNASKDSEEDGDLPVSGPKPHTLSVEHPREEFKEKSRLKTQNQPSFSSPSEIGVPRELEEGPILGRNLSWQQEREVAAAVNKQANEKRKRSEEEVREEPSEEDFVHHEPVPGTQEVETAGQNDSTEVPDFRSEEPEAEDDDYTPEELLEDENAVSAKQSKEESLATQDRQLDVHPQVPEGAIEGVVHSHPESEDNEEETSSILEMERKSETVGKGVDAVGRKPGVMVVEKEESPLADTKAQRPSEVSDFPDKEKNQIPELDEEFQGKDSDYFKDSTPEEHLNTSGLTEKPGGEEVSKEHHENLEKFLDIESQGPASEEHEDDTFHWPPHPTAKAGRGDKMKDLPIISSFFKEQQSLQRFQKYFDVHELEAMFQEMSLKLKAAQQESLPYNVEKVLDKVFRASESHILSEAEKMLDTRVSENRDLGMKESNIFEEAAVLDDIQDLIYFVRYTHSTVEETVPLGVAQRQEEGWDGPMEEIPPPLEDNFPQENTEDLTMQIPEEPSHLDQHVTSDVGTSEVSQKLNTEKDIDPGLITTEGTPVNAVDARRQLETKVEEPTSVTPLENAILLIYSFMFYLTKTLVATLPDDVQPGPDFYGLPWKPVLITAFLGIVSFAVFFWRTILVVKNRVYQVTEQQISEKLKNIMKENTELVQKLSTYEQKIKESKKHIQETKKQNMILSDEAIKFKDKIKNLEETNGILDETAKSLHVMLESEREQNAKNQDLILENKKSIEKLKDVISMNASEFSEVQIALNEAKLSEEKVKSECLRVQEENARLKKKKEQLQQEIKDWSKSHAELSEQIRSFEKSQKDLEVALTHKDDNINALTNCITQLNRLDCESESKGQNKGGNESDELANGEVGGDRSERMKNQIKQMMDVSRTQTAISVVEEDLKLLQVKLRASMSTKCNLEDQIKKLEDDRNSLQSAKAGLEDECKTLRQKVEILNELYQQKEMALQKKLSQEEYERQEREQRLSAADEKAILAAEEVKTYKRRIEEMEDELQKTERSFKNQIATHEKKAHDNWLKARAAERAIAEEKREAANLRHKLLEITQKMAMLQEEPVIVKPMPGRPSIQNPPRRGPLSQNGSFGPSPVSGGECSPPPTADPPAPARPLSATLSRREMPRSEFGSVDGPLPRPRWSSEASGKPSASADPGSGAPSTMNSSSRSSSPTKMRDEGKQTVPQEPEGPSVPNSTSLAEHPVAVNVAAKGPPRFPGVPLMNSPVGGPLPPPIRYGPPPQLVGPPPPVQYGPPPQLCGPFRPRPLPPQFGPGPRPPLGIREYAPGVPPGKRDLPVDPREFLPGHAPFRPLGSFVPREYFIPGTRLPPPAHGPQDYPPSPAARDLLPSGSRDEPPPASQSSSQDSSPALKQSP
- the MIA3 gene encoding transport and Golgi organization protein 1 homolog isoform X7, producing MYRGEALQDFTGPDCRFVNFKKGDHVYVYYKLAGGSPEVWAGSVGRIFGYFPKDLIQVVHEYTKEELQVPTDETDFVCFDGGRDDFDNYNVEELLGFLELYDSAPEDSEKAIEKTSQHVEKPPEVSEESDPDADPVESNSEDSESIFSENTKELKERPEVQKNHPHVNSQTDEAQGEPSSFESFEEMLQDKLKVPESENNKTSNSSQVSNEQEKIDAYKLLKKEMTLDLKTKFGSTADALVSDDETTGLVTSLEDDFDEELDAEYYTVGKEEEESKENLDEIPLLTFASGEDTETPVKSGAEKYSTDKEQNSGEEHKVTQPPGIKNDDKNKLTTWEDTIFSFVTKGEEQTGMDLESSNSEEEKEGDDVLVPESQRVKPRSATDYIDPVKAEDGSLIIELPKPNNEKDLEMDTELHIKEKRKKVEDSRRGLVQDETGLEDAEQEGMTVRNAPQSGNLNSLPASEKGKDTLKSAFDNKENDLKGAAVHISKGKFHEEKPTGQILEGGSESKSRYKAAGNQMKEGKIEQESMDSAPLSGDNQHNASKDSEEDGDLPVSGPKPHTLSVEHPREEFKEKSRLKTQNQPSFSSPSEIGVPRELEEGPILGRNLSWQQEREVAAAVNKQANEKRKRSEEEVREEPSEEDFVHHEPVPGTQEVETAGQNDSTEVPDFRSEEPEAEDDDYTPEELLEDENAVSAKQSKEESLATQDRQLDVHPQVPEGAIEGVVHSHPESEDNEEETSSILEMERKSETVGKGVDAVGRKPGVMVVEKEESPLADTKAQRPSEVSDFPDKEKNQIPELDEEFQGKDSDYFKDSTPEEHLNTSGLTEKPGGEEVSKEHHENLEKFLDIESQGPASEEHEDDTFHWPPHPTAKAGRGDKMKDLPIISSFFKEQQSLQRFQKYFDVHELEAMFQEMSLKLKAAQQESLPYNVEKVLDKVFRASESHILSEAEKMLDTRVSENRDLGMKESNIFEEAAVLDDIQDLIYFVRYTHSTVEETVPLGVAQRQEEGWDGPMEEIPPPLEDNFPQENTEDLTMQIPEEPSHLDQHVTSDVGTSEVSQKLNTEKDIDPGLITTEGTPVNAVDARRQLETKVEEPTSVTPLENAILLIYSFMFYLTKTLVATLPDDVQPGPDFYGLPWKPVLITAFLGIVSFAVFFWRTILVVKNRVYQVTEQQISEKLKNIMKENTELVQKLSTYEQKIKESKKHIQETKKQNMILSDEAIKFKDKIKNLEETNGILDETAKSLHVMLESEREQNAKNQDLILENKKSIEKLKDVISMNASEFSEVQIALNEAKLSEEKVKSECLRVQEENARLKKKKEQLQQEIKDWSKSHAELSEQIRSFEKSQKDLEVALTHKDDNINALTNCITQLNRLDCESESKGQNKGGNESDELANGEVGGDRSERMKNQIKQMMDVSRTQTAISVVEEDLKLLQVKLRASMSTKCNLEDQIKKLEDDRNSLQSAKAGLEDECKTLRQKVEILNELYQQKEMALQKKLSQEEYERQEREQRLSAADEKAILAAEEVKTYKRRIEEMEDELQKTERSFKNQIATHEKKAHDNWLKARAAERAIAEEKREAANLRHKLLEITQKMAMLQEEPVIVKPMPGRPSIQNPPRRGPLSQNGSFGPSPVSGGECSPPPTADPPAPARPLSATLSRREMPRSEFGSVDGPLPRPRWSSEASGKPSASDPGSGAPSTMNSSSRSSSPTKMRDEGKVNVAAKGPPRFPGVPLMNSPVGGPLPPPIRYGPPPQLVGPPPPVQYGPPPQLCGPFRPRPLPPQFGPGPRPPLGIREYAPGVPPGKRDLPVDPREFLPGHAPFRPLGSFVPREYFIPGTRLPPPAHGPQDYPPSPAARDLLPSGSRDEPPPASQSSSQDSSPALKQSP
- the MIA3 gene encoding transport and Golgi organization protein 1 homolog isoform X5 — encoded protein: MAAAPGLLLWLLLLGPPWRVPGQPDLDAGRRFSEHKLCADDECSMLMYRGEALQDFTGPDCRFVNFKKGDHVYVYYKLAGGSPEVWAGSVGRIFGYFPKDLIQVVHEYTKEELQVPTDETDFVCFDGGRDDFDNYNVEELLGFLELYDSAPEDSEKAIEKTSQHVEKPPEVSEESDPDADPVESNSEDSESIFSENTKELKERPEVQKNHPHVNSQTDEAQGEPSSFESFEEMLQDKLKVPESENNKTSNSSQVSNEQEKIDAYKLLKKEMTLDLKTKFGSTADALVSDDETTGLVTSLEDDFDEELDAEYYTVGKEEEESKENLDEIPLLTFASGEDTETPVKSGAEKYSTDKEQNSGEEHKVTQPPGIKNDDKNKLTTWEDTIFSFVTKGEEQTGMDLESSNSEEEKEGDDVLVPESQRVKPRSATDYIDPVKAEDGSLIIELPKPNNEKDLEMDTELHIKEKRKKVEDSRRGLVQDETGLEDAEQEGMTVRNAPQSGNLNSLPASEKGKDTLKSAFDNKENDLKGAAVHISKGKFHEEKPTGQILEGGSESKSRYKAAGNQMKEGKIEQESMDSAPLSGDNQHNASKDSEEDGDLPVSGPKPHTLSVEHPREEFKEKSRLKTQNQPSFSSPSEIGVPRELEEGPILGRNLSWQQEREVAAAVNKQANEKRKRSEEEVREEPSEEDFVHHEPVPGTQEVETAGQNDSTEVPDFRSEEPEAEDDDYTPEELLEDENAVSAKQSKEESLATQDRQLDVHPQVPEGAIEGVVHSHPESEDNEEETSSILEMERKSETVGKGVDAVGRKPGVMVVEKEESPLADTKAQRPSEVSDFPDKEKNQIPELDEEFQGKDSDYFKDSTPEEHLNTSGLTEKPGGEEVSKEHHENLEKFLDIESQGPASEEHEDDTFHWPPHPTAKAGRGDKMKDLPIISSFFKEQQSLQRFQKYFDVHELEAMFQEMSLKLKAAQQESLPYNVEKVLDKVFRASESHILSEAEKMLDTRVSENRDLGMKESNIFEEAAVLDDIQDLIYFVRYTHSTVEETVPLGVAQRQEEGWDGPMEEIPPPLEDNFPQENTEDLTMQIPEEPSHLDQHVTSDVGTSEVSQKLNTEKDIDPGLITTEGTPVNAVDARRQLETKVEEPTSVTPLENAILLIYSFMFYLTKTLVATLPDDVQPGPDFYGLPWKPVLITAFLGIVSFAVFFWRTILVVKNRVYQVTEQQISEKLKNIMKENTELVQKLSTYEQKIKESKKHIQETKKQNMILSDEAIKFKDKIKNLEETNGILDETAKSLHVMLESEREQNAKNQDLILENKKSIEKLKDVISMNASEFSEVQIALNEAKLSEEKVKSECLRVQEENARLKKKKEQLQQEIKDWSKSHAELSEQIRSFEKSQKDLEVALTHKDDNINALTNCITQLNRLDCESESKGQNKGGNESDELANGEVGGDRSERMKNQIKQMMDVSRTQTAISVVEEDLKLLQVKLRASMSTKCNLEDQIKKLEDDRNSLQSAKAGLEDECKTLRQKVEILNELYQQKEMALQKKLSQEEYERQEREQRLSAADEKAILAAEEVKTYKRRIEEMEDELQKTERSFKNQIATHEKKAHDNWLKARAAERAIAEEKREAANLRHKLLEITQKMAMLQEEPVIVKPMPGRPSIQNPPRRGPLSQNGSFGPSPVSGGECSPPPTADPPAPARPLSATLSRREMPRSEFDPGSGAPSTMNSSSRSSSPTKMRDEGKQTVPQEPEGPSVPNSTSLAEHPVAVNVAAKGPPRFPGVPLMNSPVGGPLPPPIRYGPPPQLVGPPPPVQYGPPPQLCGPFRPRPLPPQFGPGPRPPLGIREYAPGVPPGKRDLPVDPREFLPGHAPFRPLGSFVPREYFIPGTRLPPPAHGPQDYPPSPAARDLLPSGSRDEPPPASQSSSQDSSPALKQSP